One genomic region from Cardinium endosymbiont of Dermatophagoides farinae encodes:
- the rpsP gene encoding 30S ribosomal protein S16 yields the protein MAVKIRLARCGRRHLAEYDIVIADARSPRDGRFIEKIGNYNPNTAPATVKLDEASALKWLFQGAQPTDTVRSLLSKQGVMLKKHLQVGVIKGAITQARADEKFASWKAERVKKIKLVN from the coding sequence ATGGCTGTAAAAATTAGATTAGCTAGATGCGGAAGAAGGCATCTGGCAGAGTATGACATCGTTATAGCTGATGCACGCTCACCACGAGATGGTCGTTTTATAGAAAAAATTGGGAATTATAATCCAAACACAGCCCCTGCAACGGTTAAGCTTGATGAGGCAAGCGCATTGAAATGGCTTTTTCAGGGTGCACAACCAACTGATACGGTTAGGAGTCTTTTGTCTAAGCAAGGTGTAATGTTAAAAAAGCATCTTCAAGTAGGTGTTATAAAAGGAGCCATTACCCAAGCGCGGGCGGATGAAAAATTTGCTAGTTGGAAGGCAGAGCGGGTAAAAAAAATAAAATTAGTTAATTAA
- the fabF gene encoding beta-ketoacyl-ACP synthase II encodes MLPTSVVITGLGALTPIGSNVEAYWNGLVSGQSGAAPITSFDTAKHKTKFACILKEYDPHNYLDAKDVRRMDPFAQYAMVAGDEAIHDAGLITPLVDKERVGVVWGSGIGGLGTIETTILEFFRNGMDPRINPFFIPKIIPDIPSGHLSIKYGFKGPNFATVAACASAVNAIVTAFQLIKLGDADVVVAGGSEAPIIQLGVAGFNALKALSTRNEDYLTASRPFDKTRDGFVMGEGAGALVLESYAHAQKRNAKIYAEVVGVGMSADAHHITAPDMGGVILALQRALASAGLSPEAIDYINAHGTSTPLGDVNEIEAIQHVFGAHAYKLNISSTKSMTGHLLGAAGAIESIATVLALSHQVVPPTINHKVLDEAIDPQINLTLHQAEKRSILFAQNNAFGFGGHNVSIIFKRWEDS; translated from the coding sequence ATGTTACCCACAAGCGTAGTTATTACAGGATTAGGTGCCCTCACACCAATTGGCAGCAATGTTGAGGCATATTGGAATGGTCTGGTTTCTGGTCAAAGTGGTGCAGCGCCCATCACTAGCTTTGATACTGCTAAGCATAAAACCAAGTTTGCTTGTATCTTAAAAGAGTATGACCCTCATAACTACCTTGATGCAAAAGATGTGAGGCGGATGGATCCATTTGCCCAGTATGCTATGGTAGCTGGAGATGAAGCCATACACGATGCCGGGCTCATCACCCCTTTAGTAGATAAAGAACGTGTAGGGGTCGTTTGGGGCTCTGGTATAGGTGGTTTAGGTACGATAGAAACAACCATTTTAGAATTTTTCCGGAATGGTATGGATCCCAGGATTAATCCTTTTTTTATTCCCAAGATTATACCAGATATTCCTTCTGGCCACTTGTCCATTAAGTATGGATTTAAGGGGCCCAACTTTGCCACAGTAGCTGCATGTGCCTCTGCAGTAAACGCTATAGTAACTGCTTTTCAATTGATTAAATTAGGCGATGCAGATGTAGTAGTAGCAGGTGGCTCAGAAGCGCCTATTATTCAATTAGGCGTTGCTGGATTCAATGCATTAAAAGCCCTCTCTACGCGCAATGAAGACTACTTAACCGCTTCACGTCCCTTTGATAAGACAAGAGATGGTTTTGTGATGGGAGAAGGAGCAGGTGCTTTAGTCCTTGAGTCGTACGCCCATGCCCAAAAAAGAAACGCTAAAATTTACGCCGAAGTAGTCGGCGTAGGGATGTCTGCAGACGCCCATCATATTACTGCACCAGATATGGGAGGTGTAATTTTAGCATTGCAACGTGCATTAGCCAGTGCTGGTCTTTCACCAGAGGCTATAGACTACATTAATGCCCATGGAACCAGTACCCCATTGGGTGATGTCAATGAGATAGAGGCCATTCAGCATGTATTTGGTGCCCATGCCTATAAGCTTAACATTAGCTCGACCAAGTCGATGACCGGCCACTTGCTAGGTGCAGCCGGCGCCATAGAGTCTATTGCCACTGTTTTAGCATTATCGCATCAAGTAGTACCGCCAACCATTAACCATAAAGTATTAGATGAAGCCATTGATCCACAGATCAATTTAACTTTACATCAAGCAGAAAAAAGATCCATCTTATTTGCGCAAAACAATGCATTTGGTTTTGGTGGACATAACGTTTCTATAATCTTTAAAAGATGGGAAGACTCCTAA
- the rpmA gene encoding 50S ribosomal protein L27 codes for MAHKKGAGSSRNGRDSESKRLGIKKYGGEAVMAGHIIVRQRGTRYYPGKNVGLGRDHTLFAVINGVVVFKKKKDMRSIVSVDAV; via the coding sequence GCACATAAGAAGGGAGCTGGTAGTTCCCGTAACGGAAGAGATTCAGAAAGTAAGCGGCTCGGTATAAAAAAATATGGTGGAGAAGCTGTAATGGCTGGTCATATTATTGTCAGGCAAAGAGGTACCCGTTATTATCCTGGTAAAAATGTTGGCTTAGGTAGGGATCATACTTTATTTGCCGTAATCAATGGGGTAGTTGTCTTTAAAAAGAAGAAAGACATGCGGTCTATTGTTTCAGTAGATGCGGTGTAG
- the acpP gene encoding acyl carrier protein, giving the protein MNREDIMATVVAVVVDKLNVSPQEVVLTAHFANDLGADSLDQVELVMELERAFDVHIKDDEAAKLQTVGSVVDYLEKTLAQRKT; this is encoded by the coding sequence ATGAATAGGGAAGATATTATGGCTACAGTAGTAGCCGTTGTTGTTGACAAGCTAAATGTTTCGCCTCAAGAGGTTGTGCTTACGGCCCATTTTGCAAATGACCTAGGTGCCGATTCTCTAGACCAAGTTGAATTGGTTATGGAGCTTGAGAGAGCGTTTGATGTACACATTAAAGATGATGAAGCTGCCAAGCTACAAACCGTGGGTAGTGTGGTAGATTATTTAGAAAAGACCTTAGCGCAACGCAAGACTTAG